Proteins from a genomic interval of Niabella soli DSM 19437:
- a CDS encoding RagB/SusD family nutrient uptake outer membrane protein has translation MKKYFTIIVVVVLVSSCKKGFLDRYPQTIIAPQLYFNTESDLSLYINGLLDQPGSSIYMNGNEQSTDDYATTGNVTIKNLMSGNISAQNAPPNWSWGRLRTINYFLDNYARANVSDAVKNHYAGLARYYRAKFYLDKVKNYSDVPWYSHAVSPSDSAMLYKASDPRTVVVDSIFKDLDFAAANVMEKVPAGTPGLWAVKAMYARMALFEGAYRKYHPELNLQATAARFLQLAQQQASDIIASGKFSLTAKYSDLFNSDDLSSNKEVILNTAYDASKKISSSGNFGILDYEQSPSRDLVQTYLMKDGTRFTDNPNYKQLQFVDEFKNRDPRLYATYMYPGLVVIPATTPYVQKLSNNFTGYHQLKGFDNNSTDGTVISSVDVAAIRYAEVLLTYAEASAELGTATQADIDKTIGLLRTRAGMPALSMVVANANPDPVLMAKFPDVTGPNQGLILEIRREKRVEFALEGQRYNDLLRWHAGTTGFAPYAQGLYFPGLGQFDLTGDGVPDIILIGASASIPDDNNKIKNSLGKPLIYYKVGSFGDQNVTLYLQNGENGGATVTGTGTRTFMEPKYYYLPIPVLETTQNPKLKQPFGWQ, from the coding sequence ATGAAAAAATATTTTACAATCATCGTTGTGGTAGTGCTGGTAAGCTCCTGCAAAAAGGGCTTCCTTGACCGCTACCCGCAAACTATTATTGCTCCGCAGCTCTATTTTAATACAGAGAGCGACCTGTCATTATATATCAATGGACTTTTAGATCAACCAGGATCTTCGATATATATGAACGGGAACGAACAGTCAACAGACGACTATGCCACCACCGGCAATGTGACCATAAAAAACCTGATGAGCGGCAATATAAGCGCTCAGAACGCACCGCCTAACTGGAGCTGGGGCCGGTTAAGGACTATTAATTATTTTTTGGATAACTATGCCAGGGCGAATGTATCCGATGCCGTTAAGAACCACTATGCCGGTTTGGCAAGATATTACCGGGCGAAATTTTACCTGGATAAAGTAAAAAATTATTCAGACGTTCCCTGGTATAGCCATGCGGTTAGCCCATCGGATTCCGCCATGTTATACAAAGCCAGCGACCCACGCACCGTGGTGGTGGACAGCATCTTTAAAGACCTGGATTTTGCGGCCGCCAATGTAATGGAAAAAGTTCCCGCCGGAACACCAGGATTGTGGGCGGTAAAAGCAATGTACGCACGTATGGCTTTGTTTGAAGGCGCGTATAGAAAATACCATCCGGAACTGAACCTGCAAGCCACCGCCGCCCGGTTCCTGCAACTGGCACAGCAGCAAGCCAGCGACATTATAGCCTCGGGGAAATTTTCGCTGACAGCAAAGTATTCCGATCTGTTCAACAGCGACGACCTGAGCTCAAATAAGGAGGTGATCCTGAACACGGCCTATGATGCATCAAAAAAAATTTCAAGTTCAGGGAATTTTGGAATACTGGATTATGAACAATCCCCCTCACGCGACCTGGTGCAAACCTATCTGATGAAGGATGGCACCAGATTTACTGATAACCCTAACTACAAGCAGTTGCAGTTTGTAGATGAATTTAAAAACCGGGATCCCCGGTTGTACGCTACCTATATGTATCCCGGTTTAGTGGTAATTCCCGCCACAACACCTTATGTACAGAAGTTGAGTAATAATTTTACCGGGTATCATCAATTGAAAGGGTTTGATAATAACAGCACAGACGGAACCGTTATTAGCAGTGTGGATGTGGCGGCCATCCGGTATGCTGAAGTATTGTTGACCTACGCGGAAGCCAGTGCGGAATTAGGAACTGCTACCCAGGCTGATATTGATAAAACTATTGGGCTGCTAAGAACCCGTGCGGGTATGCCTGCATTGAGCATGGTGGTAGCCAATGCAAATCCGGACCCCGTTTTAATGGCTAAATTTCCGGATGTTACGGGGCCGAACCAGGGACTGATCCTGGAAATAAGAAGAGAGAAAAGAGTGGAATTTGCCCTGGAGGGGCAGCGCTATAATGATCTGCTGCGCTGGCATGCAGGAACCACCGGTTTTGCGCCCTATGCGCAGGGGCTTTATTTCCCCGGTCTGGGTCAATTTGATCTTACAGGGGATGGCGTTCCGGACATTATCTTAATTGGCGCCTCGGCCTCCATTCCCGATGATAACAACAAAATAAAGAACTCATTAGGGAAGCCCCTGATCTATTACAAAGTGGGATCTTTCGGAGATCAGAACGTAACACTATATCTTCAAAACGGGGAGAATGGTGGTGCCACTGTTACAGGAACCGGCACCCGCACTTTTATGGAGCCCAAATATTATTATTTACCCATTCCTGTTTTAGAAACCACGCAGAATCCTAAATTGAAACAGCCTTTTGGATGGCAATAA
- a CDS encoding SusC/RagA family TonB-linked outer membrane protein, whose translation MQKLAFALLFCLLCIYSGAQNVKISGVVRSAKDSSLLQGVSVAVKGTSKGTITDGAGTYTITCPKNATLVFTSIGYALQEVPLNGSNAATIYLQPGGSNDQLQEVVVNVGYGTRKKIEITGAVDQIAGKKIAERPVANILQGLQGLSAGLNISYSSGQPGATPNINIRGMGSINGGGGAPLILIDGVASQTDDLLRINPSDVESITTLRDGASAAIYGARAAFGVIMIVTKKGKSGGRHTVSYNDYFALSKRTVMPDPVTDPFIYRKVMNIATENTPWKYSPFAPWEQTWAKQRSDDPSSAPDVKPNPDDPTKWAYMGNYNFNDYFFSNTNFSQYHTLSFSGSSSGKNPINYLLSADYTKENGLIKLTKNEWDRYGVRSNLGISPTSWLRVEDNISVYQMVKDMPSYNITDVYYTQPVNVPKNPDGSWGNNTAGILAGELTDGGRNKETRFGFANILRGIVTLLNGDLTITGTASNKRELWNGYYSYLPIQVGYGPNDVRTVNAPGSVTNVNGVVRQDIYDLFANYNKTFGAHNIKLTAGYNQEYYQWNPLSVNRNQLISTNLPYIGLTLGSDPSITQSGFGYDYYDYAIRSYFGRADYTFNDRYIATFTAREDGSSRFPPNDRWAFTPGVSGAWVVNKENFWKGLSSAVSTFKLRASYAKQGNQSVDYYGYISGLGKGTSGYLIGGAGQQPITTVPNLNVDPNNYTWESVASTNLGTDLGFLNNHLNFTFDYYIRNTTGMLAPSRVLPGVLGTTAPQQNAADMSTKGWELTAAYNTTFNVANKPFSFNVKAQLWDDKSKITRYDNPLGLFAAKYRQGQTVGEIWGLQSDGFFKSKDEIAKLDESAIVPWGSLDIVPGWPKYVDLNGDQKITRGTSDKSPADLKIIGNSSPRYRYSFNIDMGWNNIDMSLFLQGIAKMDYYPHHYLFWGPYQQPYANIYPWNLDFYRATAATDAEKATYSQSYINAGLANANPNAYYPVLQSWLADNNYGAGLDIPQTKYLLSAAYLRIKNLTVGYSLPHSLINRFGIQRFRVFFTGENLFEFSQIKKFVDPESIIDGYGWAYPYQRKYSVGVNLDF comes from the coding sequence ATGCAAAAACTGGCTTTCGCGCTTTTGTTTTGTCTGCTCTGTATTTATTCAGGTGCACAAAACGTAAAAATCAGCGGTGTTGTGCGGTCTGCTAAAGACAGCAGTCTGCTGCAAGGAGTTTCTGTTGCCGTAAAGGGTACCAGTAAAGGTACTATTACCGATGGCGCGGGAACTTATACTATTACCTGTCCAAAAAACGCCACTTTAGTATTTACTTCGATAGGGTATGCGCTACAGGAGGTTCCATTAAATGGAAGCAATGCAGCTACGATATACCTGCAACCGGGCGGCAGTAATGACCAACTGCAGGAAGTGGTGGTGAATGTAGGTTATGGTACCCGGAAGAAAATCGAGATCACCGGGGCGGTGGATCAGATCGCTGGTAAAAAGATAGCGGAACGCCCGGTGGCCAATATCCTGCAGGGATTGCAAGGGCTGAGCGCGGGCCTGAATATTTCTTATTCCAGCGGGCAGCCGGGCGCCACGCCCAATATTAATATCCGGGGCATGGGGTCTATCAACGGCGGGGGCGGAGCGCCTCTGATATTGATTGACGGTGTGGCGTCGCAGACGGACGACCTGCTGCGCATTAACCCTTCTGATGTGGAGTCGATCACCACGCTCAGAGATGGTGCATCGGCCGCAATCTATGGTGCGCGCGCAGCCTTTGGAGTGATCATGATCGTAACCAAGAAGGGAAAATCAGGTGGCCGCCATACAGTTTCTTATAATGATTATTTCGCCCTTTCTAAAAGAACGGTAATGCCCGATCCTGTAACAGACCCGTTTATTTACAGAAAGGTGATGAACATTGCTACCGAGAACACTCCCTGGAAATATTCTCCCTTTGCGCCCTGGGAACAGACCTGGGCCAAGCAGCGGTCGGACGATCCTTCATCGGCTCCGGATGTAAAACCGAATCCTGATGATCCTACGAAATGGGCCTATATGGGTAACTATAATTTTAACGACTATTTTTTCAGCAATACCAATTTCTCACAGTATCATACCCTCTCCTTTAGTGGATCTTCCTCGGGGAAAAATCCGATCAACTATTTGTTATCGGCTGATTATACTAAAGAAAATGGATTAATCAAACTGACCAAGAATGAATGGGACCGGTATGGCGTACGGTCTAACCTGGGCATCAGCCCCACCTCATGGTTGCGGGTGGAAGATAATATCAGCGTGTACCAGATGGTAAAAGATATGCCCTCCTATAATATAACCGATGTATATTATACGCAACCCGTGAATGTTCCTAAAAACCCTGATGGATCCTGGGGCAATAATACGGCCGGCATTCTAGCCGGTGAATTAACGGACGGGGGACGAAATAAAGAAACCCGCTTCGGTTTTGCTAACATTTTAAGAGGTATCGTAACGCTTTTAAATGGCGACCTGACCATTACCGGGACCGCCAGCAATAAAAGAGAGCTTTGGAATGGGTATTATTCCTATTTGCCGATACAGGTAGGCTACGGGCCTAACGATGTAAGAACGGTAAATGCACCGGGATCGGTTACGAATGTAAATGGTGTGGTGCGACAGGATATTTATGACCTGTTTGCCAACTACAATAAAACATTCGGGGCGCATAATATTAAACTTACCGCGGGTTATAACCAGGAGTATTATCAGTGGAATCCCTTGTCGGTAAACCGGAACCAACTGATCTCCACCAACCTGCCTTATATCGGTCTTACATTGGGCTCCGATCCCAGCATCACGCAATCAGGTTTTGGATATGATTATTATGATTATGCGATCCGGAGCTATTTTGGCCGGGCCGATTATACATTCAATGACCGCTATATTGCAACCTTCACTGCTCGCGAAGATGGGTCTTCAAGATTTCCTCCTAATGACCGCTGGGCCTTTACACCCGGTGTTTCCGGCGCCTGGGTGGTGAACAAAGAAAATTTCTGGAAAGGGCTTTCCTCCGCTGTTTCCACTTTCAAGCTCAGAGCCTCTTATGCGAAACAAGGGAATCAGTCGGTTGACTATTATGGCTATATCTCCGGGCTGGGAAAAGGCACTTCAGGGTATCTGATCGGTGGGGCCGGTCAACAGCCGATCACTACTGTTCCGAACCTGAATGTTGACCCGAATAACTATACCTGGGAAAGCGTAGCTTCAACGAATTTGGGTACGGACCTGGGATTTTTGAATAATCACCTGAACTTTACGTTCGATTATTATATACGCAACACCACGGGAATGTTGGCGCCCTCGAGAGTGCTTCCGGGTGTGCTGGGTACTACGGCTCCGCAGCAGAATGCGGCAGATATGTCTACCAAAGGCTGGGAGCTTACTGCGGCCTATAATACTACGTTCAATGTAGCAAACAAGCCCTTCTCCTTTAATGTAAAAGCGCAGTTATGGGATGATAAAAGTAAAATTACCCGGTACGATAACCCGCTGGGATTGTTTGCGGCTAAGTACCGGCAGGGTCAAACAGTCGGTGAGATCTGGGGATTGCAGAGCGATGGATTCTTTAAGAGCAAAGATGAGATTGCCAAGTTGGATGAAAGCGCCATTGTTCCCTGGGGGTCGCTTGATATTGTGCCGGGCTGGCCAAAATATGTGGATCTGAACGGTGACCAGAAAATTACACGGGGCACCAGCGATAAAAGCCCGGCTGACCTGAAGATCATCGGTAATTCAAGTCCGCGGTATCGTTATTCCTTTAATATCGATATGGGATGGAATAATATCGATATGTCCCTATTCTTACAAGGCATAGCAAAAATGGATTACTACCCGCATCACTACCTGTTCTGGGGGCCGTATCAGCAGCCTTATGCAAATATTTATCCCTGGAACCTGGATTTTTACCGCGCAACAGCTGCAACTGATGCGGAAAAAGCTACCTACTCTCAGTCTTATATTAATGCAGGGCTGGCTAATGCCAACCCCAATGCTTATTACCCGGTATTGCAGTCATGGCTGGCAGATAATAATTATGGTGCGGGGCTCGATATTCCACAAACAAAATACCTGCTGAGCGCCGCCTATTTAAGGATTAAAAATCTTACAGTAGGGTATAGTTTACCGCATAGCCTGATCAACCGGTTTGGAATCCAGCGCTTCAGGGTGTTCTTTACGGGGGAAAATTTGTTTGAGTTTTCCCAGATCAAAAAATTCGTGGATCCCGAATCGATCATCGACGGTTATGGCTGGGCTTATCCTTATCAAAGAAAATATTCTGTTGGGGTAAACCTTGATTTTTAA
- a CDS encoding TetR family transcriptional regulator, giving the protein MGRKSLKEPRQKEIIKAFYKVAKKEGLEETSIAKIAEVMKINPSLIVHYFKNKQELVYALIAYILDKYLLIYNVENIDVPTLTDLKKVIDNLFSKQWNSLFDDGLFYSCYALTFRDKKVKQMYHTIGSTLRSRLAVFLASCKHEKILSMKNIEEVADKLFVLVDGSYFYVSLVSDKKEYEKIVDRHKAAAYDLLGIS; this is encoded by the coding sequence ATGGGAAGAAAAAGTTTAAAAGAACCGAGACAAAAGGAAATTATAAAAGCGTTCTATAAGGTAGCCAAGAAAGAAGGGTTAGAAGAAACATCTATCGCTAAAATAGCGGAGGTAATGAAAATAAACCCCAGCTTAATTGTTCATTACTTTAAAAATAAACAGGAATTGGTTTATGCGCTGATTGCTTATATCCTGGACAAGTACCTGCTTATTTATAATGTAGAGAATATAGATGTCCCCACTTTAACTGATCTTAAAAAAGTGATCGACAACTTGTTTTCAAAGCAATGGAATAGTCTTTTCGACGACGGATTATTCTACAGTTGTTATGCGCTCACCTTCAGGGATAAAAAAGTAAAACAGATGTATCATACTATCGGCAGCACCCTCCGCAGCAGGCTGGCAGTGTTTCTTGCATCCTGTAAACATGAAAAAATACTATCAATGAAAAATATTGAGGAAGTAGCCGACAAACTTTTTGTATTAGTAGACGGATCCTACTTTTATGTAAGCCTGGTATCCGATAAAAAGGAATATGAAAAAATAGTAGACCGGCATAAAGCGGCTGCCTATGATTTACTTGGAATTTCCTGA
- a CDS encoding CBU_0592 family membrane protein has protein sequence MVSDIIGWIGFGCCTIAYLLLNFRYIRFDGWLFQLLNFLGGAGLAIKAYDLRDLPNIFANALWGLIAVIGIVKYFKSRRDQEIPSKS, from the coding sequence ATGGTATCAGATATTATTGGTTGGATCGGTTTTGGTTGTTGCACCATCGCTTACCTCTTGCTAAATTTTCGGTATATCCGTTTTGACGGCTGGCTTTTCCAGTTACTGAATTTCCTGGGAGGAGCGGGGCTGGCAATAAAGGCTTATGACCTTCGTGACCTACCGAATATCTTTGCTAATGCGCTATGGGGATTGATTGCCGTTATTGGAATTGTCAAATATTTTAAAAGCCGGCGGGATCAGGAAATTCCAAGTAAATCATAG
- a CDS encoding response regulator, translated as MKISVFIVDDHYMVIEGIRSLLQNEKDIDWLGHATNAASCLSFLKQQQPDIILMDINLPDMNGIDLCKAVRQKYPSVFVLGLSTFNQQAIIRNITENGASGYVLKNATKEELLEALTVVASGKTYLSTEAAFSLKESGNALPVITRREKEVLELIAAGLTNAEISEQLFISIPTVNTHRKSLLEKFAAKNTAILISKATKLGMI; from the coding sequence ATGAAGATAAGCGTATTTATAGTTGATGATCATTATATGGTGATTGAAGGCATCCGCTCCTTATTACAAAATGAGAAGGATATCGATTGGCTGGGCCATGCTACTAATGCTGCTTCCTGTCTGAGCTTTTTAAAACAGCAACAGCCGGATATTATACTGATGGACATTAACCTGCCGGATATGAATGGCATCGATTTGTGCAAGGCTGTAAGGCAAAAATATCCTTCCGTATTTGTACTGGGACTGAGCACGTTCAATCAGCAGGCCATTATCCGGAACATTACTGAAAACGGAGCGTCGGGCTATGTGCTGAAAAATGCAACAAAAGAAGAACTGCTGGAGGCTCTTACGGTCGTTGCTTCCGGAAAAACATACCTCAGCACGGAAGCTGCCTTTTCGTTGAAGGAATCAGGCAATGCGTTACCAGTAATTACCCGACGAGAAAAAGAGGTACTGGAGTTGATCGCCGCCGGCCTCACGAATGCCGAGATTTCCGAACAACTTTTTATCAGCATTCCCACCGTGAACACCCATCGTAAAAGCCTGCTCGAAAAATTTGCCGCAAAAAACACGGCCATCCTGATCAGTAAAGCAACCAAACTCGGAATGATATAA